CCCAGTGGGATCCAATGTGCGGAGGATTTTTTCTTCATCCTGGGAGCGTACGGGCGACGAGTTGGTCTATACGGTGAGAGGTTCGGGATTCTTACATCACATGGTGAGAAATCTGGTGGGGACGTTCATTCTCGTTGGCAAAGGAACGTTGCAGATCGAGGACCTGGGTCGCATTCTTGCAGCACGCAATCGTTCGGCGGCCGGTGCGACGGCGCCGGCGAGCGGATTGTATCTGGTTAGTGTTGAGTATTAAGGAACGGAGTCGCCCGTAAACATGCAGGCAACCCAGCAAAAGCTGCGCGACAGCCTATGGTTGGCTCTGATCGAGTTCGCCATGGTCGCGGGATTGTTCGTCGCAGATATTTATCATCACATTTATCTGAGCAAGACCCCCTATTTGTTCCTGCTGGGATGGATTTCGCTCCGACTGCGTGGAATGAGGTGGAAGGACGTTGGCTTTACGCGGCCGCGCAGTTGGGGGAAAGCTCTGCTGCTCGGAGTTACGGTTGGGATCGGCATGGAAGTGATGGAATTATTTGGCACACAGCCGCTTCTGGCGCGATGGTTGGGAAAGATGCCCGATCTGTCGGATTTCGCCGGGATGGTTGGCAATCTGAAGATCTTCCTGATTTACCTGATTCTGGTTTGGACTCTGGGAGCGTTGGGAGAAGAGATCGTTTATCGCGGCTACCTGATGAATCGAGTGGCTGGGTTGTTTCGCAATACCAGAGCCGCCTGGGTGGTGAGCTTGATCGCAGTCAGCATTGTTTTCGGGTGCGGACATCTCGATCAGGGAGCCACCGGCATGGTTGAGAATGTGTGGGACGGGCTGCTGCTCGGTGCGCTATATCTGGCGTGCGGACGGAATCTGGCGGTGCCGGTAATCGCCCATGCGTGTACCGACACTTTGGATTTTGTGCTGATCTATCTGGGGAGATATCCGGGGATGCATTAGACATCGAACGAGCGAAGGCGTAGCGGAGCTACGTTTCTGCAGGCTACGGTTTTCTTCATGACTCTTCATCTGCAAATCGCGGCAGCGAAGGTTAGGTCGGTGAATCCGGCGACGGGCGAAGTTCTGCGTGAGATCGAGTGCGCGGGGGGAAGCGAAATCTTCGCTGCCGTAGAACGAGCGCGCATGGCTCAATCTGCCTGGGCTGAGTTGGGACTGCGCCGGCGGATTGGCGTGGTGCGCGAGTTTCAGCGCCGTCTGCACGATAAGAAATCAGAGGTAGCAGCCGCCATCACACGCGAGGCGGGGAAGCCGCTCGTGGAAGCGTTGGCCACCGAGGTGTTGGTGGTACTGGATGCCGCGCGATTTCTTATCGACAACGCATGGCGGCTATTGCGCGATGAACCGGTGCCGCATGGAAACCTCGCCACCAAGCTCAAGACTGGATATCTGGTGCACGAGCCACATGGCGCGATTGGAATTATCTCGCCCTGGAATTATCCATTCTCGATTCCGGCCACGGAGACCCTGGCGGCGCTGGTGGCAGGCAACGCTGTGGTTCTGAAACCCTCAGAATTGACGCCGCTGGCAGCGCTGGAGTTGGCGTCGTTGCTGCATGCGGCGGGCGTTCCTAAGGATGTATTTCAGGTTATCGTGGGCGACGGGCAAGCGGGGGCGGCGCTGTTGCGGTCACCGATCGATAAGCTGGTATTTACTGGCAGCGTCGCGACAGGAAAAAGAATTGCCGCTGCGGCGGCCGAGCGATTGCTTCCAGTGGTACTGGAGTTGGGCGGGAAAGATCCGATGCTGGTGCTTGACGACGCCGATGTGGACGTAGCATCGAGCGCCGCGGTATGGGGAGCATTCGTCAATGCAGGGCAGGCGTGCCTTTCGGTCGAGCGCGTTTATGTGCATCGCAGTTTGTATGAACCCTTTGTAAAGGCTTGCGCGGACAAGACGAAGCGGCTGCGCATGGGCAATGGCATGGACGCCAACACCGATGTGGGGCCGATGATCCACGAGCGGCAGTTGAAAATCGTGGACGCCCACGTGGAAGATGCGAAATCGCGCGGCGCGCGGGTTCTGGCCGGGGGCAAGCGACTGCCGGAACTGGGAGCTAATTTCTACGCCCCCACAGTCCTGGCCGACGTGACGCATGACATGCGCGTCATGCGAGAGGAAACTTTCGGTCCGGTGCTGCCGGTCATGGCGTGCGCCAATGACGACGAAGCCGTACGGCTGGCCAATGAATCCGAATATGGGTTGGCAGCGAGCGTGTGGACGCGCGACCGAAAGCGCGGCGAACATCTGGCGCGGCGTATTCATGCCGGCACCGTGATGGTGAACGATGTGATTTCCTGTTTCGGCATCGGCGAAGCTCCGCATGGCGGCGTGAAGGCGAGCGGCGTGGGCCGGACGCACGGGCGATTCGGGCTCGATGAAATGGTGCGACTGAAGTATCTCGATATCGATCGGATGCCGGGGATGAAGAAAGTCTGGTGGTATGGGTACGGCGAGAGGTTACGGCAACAGATGGAAGGCTTTCTGGATATGCAGTTCGCCAGCGGGCTGGGGACGCGGGCGAGTGGGGCGGTGCGCGCGGCGGGGATGATGGGACGAAAGCGGCTGTGATCGGTACACGAGCTGTGTCTCTACCGTATGTCTCTTGGCATGATGACTTACTCGTTTAAGCGGTCGCCATGGCTGCGAGGCTGTGAGACTACCAGGAATCGCACTGGGACGGACGACGGGTTGCGGATCTGATGGCGCTGCCCCGGCAGCACGCGGATGCCGCTGCCAGCGGCCAGAAGCGTGGTTTGGCCTTCCACTTCCATCAAGACTTCGCCGACGAGGATGTAGAAAAACTGCTGAGCTTTCTCATGATGGTGGCGAATTTCGGCAGCGCCGGGCGGCATGAATTCTTCGATCACGCTGAGTTGTTCGTCGTTGACCAGGTACCACGCGTCGCAGTTGATTCCCCAGCGGTAGTGCTCCGCGTTGTCGCGGTTCACCAGGGCGGGGTGCGCGGGGCTGGCTTTCACCGAAGCGGAAGGGAGTTTTCGTGCCATGCTTTTTTCGTCTCCTGCAAACTCTAACAACCAGTGTAATCTGGTCGGCATGGGTGCGAACGAAATGAAATCGTCGAAACTGGCGGCCTCCGATTCGAAACGGGAATTGCTGCGGCACGCCCTGGCCACGATTGCTTATCGAGGCGGGAAAGCTGTCCGCAACGCGCCGGTGGGCTTCGACGAATTTCAGGCAGGCGCCGGGACGCGGACGCCGGGCGAAATTCTGGCGCATATCGGCGACCTGCTCGATTGGGCATTGTCGATCGCCTTGGGCGAGACGAAATATCGTACGTCCGCCGCTTTGCTGTGGGATCGGGAAGTAGGGCGATTTTTTGCGGCGCTGAAAAAGTTCGACGACTACCTCGCCTCCAGTAATCCGCTGCACGCCGCTCCCGAGAAGCTGTTTCAGGGGCCGATTGCCGATGCACTCACGCACATCGGCCAAATCGGCATTTTGCGCAGGCTGGCTGGGGGCCCGGTGAAGGGCGAAAGCTACTACGCGGCGAATATTGAAACCGGGAAAGTAGGTGCCGAGCAGGCCGCACCTAAACGCGAGTTCTGATTTCACCCGCGCCCGGTATTTCCCGGTTACAGGCCCAGCCCATAAGCCTTCCGCTGTAGTGTTTCGACGCGCGCCTTTCAGTTACAATGACCGCGTAAGGCCGAATCCGGCGGCGTTTGGGCCGCTCGAACGGGGGGGTAGATTCCTTGGCGACAAGCGAAGTGGCGGCGTCTGGCACGCACGGTGTTCCGCAGGATGTCCAGCAGCTTCCCAACCATAAAGTTAGGGTCAAAAAAGCGGGGCAGCGCGCCTGCAACGAGAAAAACGACAAGGGAAAATTCTGCGGCGGGCATTTAAAGCTTTGGTTTTACATGACCGACGTGGTTGAGCGCGCTTGCGGCGACGTGGAAAAAGCCTGGGGACCGAAGGCCGAAGTTTATCGCTGTGAAAACTGCAAAGCGCTGTATCTGCCGACGCCGGGCGAGGCCAAGATCAATGTCGCAGGGCAGGGCATGAAGTCGGTATTCGGGCTCACGCTGCCGCCGAAGGAGAAATAGCTAGGAGCTACTAGCTGCTAGCTCCTGGCTTCTAGCCAATGCGCCGGCACGCGGCATTTTGGAATTTGTGAACCCCTTGCGTCTGATTTTTTTTCTGGCCGACAGCCGAGGCGCCTGTCCCTACGTGAGTTTTGCTAGAAGCTAGCAGCTAGGAGCTAGAAGCTTCCTTCCCATGAACACTCCCGACCTCATCTACGACTGGAATCAGAATTATCCGCCGGGCATGAAGCCGTCCGGGCCGGTGTTGATTAACGACGAGACTCTGCGCGACGGGCTGCAATCGCCTTCGGTGCGCGATCCTTCAATTGCGGAGAAGATTGAGATTCTGCATTTGATGGAGACGCTCGGAATCCATTCGCTTAATTTGGGGCTGCCGGGCGCAGGGCCGCGTGCGGTTGAGGCCGTGACTGCGGTGGCCCGCGAGATCGCGGCGGGCAAAATGAAGATTCGCGCCAACTGCGCTGCGCGGACGCACGAGAACGATATTCGCCCGATCGCCGAGATCGTGCAGAAAACCGGGCTGGCGATCGAGGCTGCGACATTTATTGGGTCCAGTCCCATTCGCAGATTCACCGAAGGATGGACCGACGATTTTCTTTTGCAGACGGCAGACAAGGCCGTGAGATATGCGGTCTCGCTCGGGCTGAGCGTGATGTTCGTCACCGAAGACACCACGCGCTGCGATCCGGAGACGGTGAAAAAGCTTTATGCGACGGCGATCCAGTGCGGCGCGAGGGCGATCTGCATTTGCGACACCGCCGGGCATGCCACGCCCATGGGCGCGCTGGCGCTGGTGCGGTTTGTGATGGACGAAGTGGTGAAGCCCTCGGGCGAAAAGATTCGCGTGGACTGGCACGGGCATAACGACCGCGGTCTGGCGATTGCCAATTCCATGGCGGCGATCATTGCCGGAGCGAATTGCGTGCACGGATGCGCGATTGGCCTGGGTGAGCGCGTGGGCAACACGCAGGTCGACCAGATGCTGGTGAATCTGAAACTGATGGGCGTTGCGCCCTGGGGCGAACAGGACCTGACCAAGCTCAAGCAATATTGTCAGGCAGTCTCGCGAGCAACCGGAGTGCCGATTCCAGCGAATTATCCCGTGGTAGGCGACGATGCCTTTCGCACCGCGACGGGAGTGCACGCGTCGGCGATCGTCAAGGCATATCGCAAGGGCGATGTCCTGCTGGCGAATTCGGTGTATTCCGGAGTGCCGTCGCACATGTTCGGGCTGGAACAGATCATCGACGTTGGTCCGATGAGCGGGAAATCGAATGTGCAGTGGTGGCTGGAGCGGCACGGGATGCCGGTGAGCGACGAGATGGTCGATCGCATCTACCAACGCGCCAAGCAGAGCGACCATACGCTGAGCGAGGCGGAGATTTTAGAGTGTGTGTCGGCCGCCGCGCAGAAGAAGTGACTATGGCTCAGTTACGACATGCGATTCTCGGCGTCGGCGGTGTGGGTGGGATGATCGGGGCGTGCCTGGCGAGGTCTGAGGCGCCCGTGACCGTGGTCGTTAGGCCGGAATCGTTGGCGCAGTATCCTGAACAACTTCATCTGGAGAGTCCCTTCGGAAACTTCAGCGTGCCGGTTGCGCGCGCTGTGGAAGTTCCATCCTGCGATGTGCTCTGGATTGCCGTAAAAGCCACGCAACTGGACGCTGCGCTAGCTGCGCTGAAGAATCCTCAGGCCGTCACGGCGATCGTTCCTCTGCTGAATGGGATCGATCATCTTGCCGTGCTGCGCGCCAGATACGGGGCGGGGAAGGTGATTGCCGCCACCATCGCCGGCGAGATGGAAAGGGTTGCCCTCGGACGCATCGTGCATCGCACACCCTTTGCGCGTCTGAATATGTCGGCGGCGGGACGGCCACTGCTCGGGCCGACTCTCGACGAGCTTCAAAAACTGGGCTTCGAGTGCCGCTTCATCGACGACGAAGCGACCCTGATGTGGGGCAAACTTGTCTTCCTCGCACCGTTCGCGTTGACCACGACCGCGGCCGATAAAACCGTAGGCGAGATTTTTGCTGATCCGGAGTGGAGAGCACTGGGACTGGCCTGCGTTCGGGAAGCCAGCGCCGTTGCCAAAGCGGAAGGTGCGAAGGTGGACGCTGAAGCCGTTATCGCCGCTGCGACCAAGATGCCGGGGACCATGCGCAGCTCGATGCAGAAAGATGTCGAGCGCGGCAATGCGCCGGAACTCGACGCAATTGCCGGACCGATTCTGCGCGGCGGCGCGCAGCACGGCATCGACGTGTCAGCGACGAAGAAACTGGTTGCGGCGGTCGAGCGCAGGGCCGCCACTCCCATCTCCTAGGCGATCTCAACAGGGTCAATCCTGAGCGGCCAACCGGCCATCGTTTCGCCCGCTCTTCGGTAATCGTGGTTCCCCAGGTTAACAATCCCTAATCTCCTCGACCCGTTGTAAACTTACGCCATACCTTCATGAGCCCGAATTCCCCGCGCGCGGACATGTCCGACCTAACGCCGTCGGTTAAGCAGGACGTGCAGCAGGAAGTGGCTCGCCTGGCGGCATCCCCAGAGGTGCGGTCGGCGTTCAACTGGTTTCGCACGCAAGAGCCGCAACTGACGCAGTGGCAAATGGAGATGGCGCGGATTCCGGCGCCTCCATTTGGAGAGTCGGCGCGGGCGGCCTGGCTGGCGGAGCGCTTTCGCGAAGTCGGGCTCGACGATGTGCGCATCGACGATGTGGGGAATGTGTTCGGCACGCATCCCGGCTTTGGACGGCGGTATGTTGCTTTGAGCGCGCATATTGATACGGTTTTTCCCGCGAACACGCCGCTGAATATCCGGCAGCAGGGCAGCCGTATCTACGGGCCAGGAGTCTCCGACAATGGCGCAGGGGTGGCGGCGCTGCTGGGGATTGCGGCGCTGCTGCGGAACGTGCGGGTACGGCATTCGCTGCCGTTTGTGTTTATTGGAAATGTCGGCGAAGAGGGCGAGGGCGACCTGCGCGGGATGCGCCACATTTTTTCGACGCCGCGCTGGAAAGATTCCATTGCCTACAGCCTGGTGCTCGATGGCGCGGGAGCGGACACGATTGTAGCCGAGGCGTTGGGCAGTCGCCGCTTTGAGGTGATTGTGCGCGGGCCGGGCGGGCATTCGTGGAGCGATTTTGGAGCGCCCAATCCGATTGTGATTTTGGCCAAGGCCATCGAAATGTTTGCCGCGACTCCGGTTCCTGCGACTCCGAAGACGACGTTCAATATCGGCGTCATTCGCGGCGGAACTTCGGTGAATTCCATTCCCGAATCGGCCAGCATGAAAGTCGATATTCGCTCGACCTCCATGGCGGAGATGGAGCGACTGGAGCAATCGATGCGGCTGGCCCTGAACCGCTCCGTCGACGACGAGACCATGGGGGCCGAGATGCGCTCGTCGGCCCAGAAGCGGCCTTCGGGCGTGAGTTGTGAAGTTGTGGTGATCGGGAACCGTCCGGCGGGAGAGTTGCGCGCGGGAGCGCGGATTTTGCAGGTGGTGCGCGCAGTTGACGCCCAGCTGGCGAACGCAGCCCAGGTGCAACGGGCGTCGACCGATGCGAACATTCCTCTGTCGCTGGGACTGGAGGCGGTCGCCATCGGCGGCGGCGGCTCAGGTGGCGGAGCGCACACCTTGCAGGAATGGTTCGATTCCAATGGGCGCGAACTGGGCTTGAAACGAATCTTATTGACCATGCTGGCGCTGGCGGGGGTGGGGGAATGAATCTGGGTCACTGCCGTGGTGCGAGTCAAGGCCGTGCGAGTCAAGCCGGTGGAAGAGCGGCCCTTCAGGGCCGCGTAAGTCGCCTCAGATCAAATGCGGCTTTAGCCGCTGTGGCATTGTTGTGCGTGGTCGCGTTCCGCCCGTCAGCGATGGCGCAGACTCCCGCGCCAGGCGCCGCACCCGATACCAGGCCGAGGGCCGACATCATTTTCACGCACGCGAACGTTTATACCGGCGTGCCGGCCGATACGCCATTCAGTTCGATTCTGCGCGAGGAAGCGATTGCCGTGCGCGGGGACCGCATTCAGGCTGTCGGGAAGGCCATCGATATCGAAAAGCTGAAAGGCCCGCAGACTAACGTCATCGATTTGGGCGGACATTTTCTCATGCCCGGATTGAATGATGCTCACCTTCATCTTGACGATGCCGGGATGACGAAGCTGAGTGTCGATCTGACCGGCGTGAAATCTTTAGACGAACTGCGCGGAAAGGTGGCGAAGAAAGTCGAAGAATCGAACGCGGGCGACTGGATTCTGGGATCGGGCTGGGACGAGACGCTATGGCCGGTGAAAGCCACTCCAACCCGCTGGGATCTGGACGAAGTTTCGGGCGGACATCCTGTATTTCTGGTTCGCATCGACGGGCACATTGCCGTGGCGAATACGCGCGCGCTGCAGTTGGGCAGCATCACCCTGGCCAGCCGCGATCCACAAGGCGGGCGGATCGACCGCAACGAAAATGGCGAGCCTACGGGAATCCTGAGGGAAACGGCGCAGGCCGCGGTGCTGGGAGTGATTCCAAAGCCGACGCACCGTTTGCGACGGCAGGCGCTGGAATTGGCTCTCGCAGATCTAACGGAACATGGCGTAACTTCGGCGCAGGATTATTCGCCGAACTGGGAAGATTTTCAGATCTACGAAGAGTTGGAAAAAGAGGGCAAGCTCACGGTCCGCATCAGCGAGTGGTTGCCCTTCGACGAGCCATTGGAGGAGTTGGACAAGAAGCGCAACTCGCATCCGCAGTCGGATTTGATGCTGCACACCGGCATGCTGAAAGGTTTCATGGATGGTTCGCTGGGCTCGCACACGGCAGCAATGCTGGAGCCCTACTCGGATGATCCGACAAATTCCGGCTTGCCGCGTTACGAAGCGGCAAAGCTGAATGAGATGACGAAGGAGCGCGTGCTGGCCGGCTTCCAGATTGGCTTTCATGCAATCGGCGATAAGGGAGTACAGATGGGACTTGATGCTTTTGCCGAAGCGGAGAAGGCAGCGCACGAGGCGCATGTGAAAGCGCCGGACGGCGGCGACGACTTTCGTCTACGCATCGAGCACGCGCAGGTGACCACGCCGGCGCAAATTGCCCAGTTCAAAACGCTGAAAGTCATTGCTTCGATGCAGCCCAGTCATGTGCTCAATGACATGCGCTGGGCGCAGGACCGCCTGGGGCCCAAGCGCGCAGCGACCTCCTATGCGTGGCTGGCCTTCCTGAATAAAAATGTGACGCTGGCCTTTGGCACCGATTATCCGGTCGAGCCGGTCACGCCGTTCCGCGGGCTTTATGCCGCCACGACGCGCCGAAGTGAGAATGGCAAGCAGGAATATTTTCCCGAGCAGCGAATCACGATGGATCAGGCTATCGCGGCCTACACGCAGGGTTCAGCATTCGCGGAGTTTGAAGAGAAGGAAAAAGGTAAGCTGGTGCCGGGGATGCTGGCGGACCTTGTCGTCCTCGACCGCGATCCGGCGGCGTCGTCACCGGAGAAGTTGCTGGGCACTAAGGTGCTGCGCACGGTGCTGGGCGGCAAGACGGTGTACGAGGCGAAGTAAGCACCCATATCAATTGCTCGTTAGTCGGCATGTAGGTCGCTTCCCGAAGCTCCAACTCGTTGTTCATCGGTGTTCGTCGATCGTCGACCCTTGATCGTCAACCCCTGATTGCCAACCCGTTTCTTGCTTCCCCCACAGAAACAGGAATTGCGCCCTAGGCACGGAAATTGGGCCTGCGGTAGCCCCTGGCGTGAAACGAATTTGCCGGTTTCAGCGTCTAATGTTGGATGGTGGTTTACTGCCTTGTGTTGAACTTGGTTCCCGGGGTAAGCGGGTATAATACAAGGGGTTAAAGATTTTCGGAGGAAAGTAGACATGGATTCGCGCGCAATCTGGATGCGCATCAAGGCTCATGGCTGGGCCTACACGCTGAGTATTGTGGCAACGCTTGCCGTCGGCATTTTGATCGGGACGGTGGTTTCCTACGGCGTTAAAGGGAAAGAAGGGCAAAAGAGCGAGGCAACGCCGCTTAACATGCCCTCGCCGCAGCAAATGTCGAATACGTTTTCGCAGATCGCGAAACAACTGGAACCGAGCGTGGTCAATATCAACACGGAATCGACCATCAAGAACGTCCACAAGCGACGCGGACAGAATCCCGACGACGATGACAGCGATAACGGCGGGATGGACGATTTCTTCAAACACTTCTTCGGCGGTCCCGGCGGACAGGGTGGTCAGGGCATGCCCGGAGCTCCCGGAGGGCCGGGAGATGGATCCATCCGCGAGCGTTCGCTGGGCTCCGGCGTAATCGTCGATCCCAAGGGATACATTGTCACCAATCGCCACGTGGTCGAAAAGGCGGATCGCATCCGGGTTCGCTTCGAGGATGATCCTCCCGGCGTACAACATGATGCGAAGGTCATCGGCACCGATCAGGAAACCGATCTGGCCGTGATCAAAGTGGATATCGACCGCGTGCTGCCGTCGGCGAAGATGGGCAATTCTGACAGCATGCAGGTGGGCGATTGGGTTCTGGCGGTGGGCAGTCCGTTCGGGCTGTCCGAGACTGTGACCGCCGGAATTGTTTCGGCCAAGGGTCGCGACATTGTTCCCGGCCGCCAATTCCAAACGTTCATTCAGACCGATGCCGCCATCAATCCCGGCAATTCGGGCGGTCCGCTGGTCAATATGAACGGGGAAGTGATCGGCATCAACACCGCGATTCTTAGCGAGACCAACGCTTATGCAGGCGTCGGTTTTGCGCTGCCCTCGAAGACTGTAGTCGATGTTTACAACCAGTTGACCGGGCCGGAACACAAGGTGTCCCGCGGCTCGATTGGCATCATGTTTGATGCGGTTGAAAATCCGGCGATTGCACGGGTCTATGGTTCGGGAACCGGTGTAACTGTCTCGAGCGTAGTGCCGGGCAGCCCAGCGGATGCAGCGGGATTGAAAGTAGGCGACACTATTACCAGCGTCGATGGCAAGAAGGTGAGTAAGGGCTCGGAACTGGTGGCCGACATTGCCTCGCGCAAGCCGGGATCGAAGGTCAGCCTCAGCTTCCTGCGCAACGGCAAGACGCAGGAAACCTCCGTGACCATTGCAGATCGCGCCAAGCTGTTTGCCGCTCGTCTCGGCGATGAGCAGGAGAACGATGACGAGAGCACTCCCAAGCAGAGCAAGTTTGGCGTGACCGTTCGCAAAGTGACCCCGGAAATGGCCGACCGCCTCGACATGCCGGCAGGCAGGGGCGTAATCGTGCAAGATGTAAAGCCTGGGTCGTTCGCTGAGGATATCAACCTGGGACGCGGCGACATCATTCTCGAAGTCAATAAGCAACCGGTCAACAGCGAAGACGACTTCGCGAAGATTGAGTCGAGCCTGAAGAGCGGCCAGGACGTGGTGTTTCTGGTGCGCTCGCGGGGTTCGTCGCGGCAGGATGGAACCATCTTCCTGGCCGGTACACTTCCGTAACTGAATCTGGCCCAACGGGAACTGGCGCTGTAGCGTCCAATCGAGGATGATTACAATGCTGGCGTCCGTTGGGCTTTTTGTTGGTGCGGGCTGCAGCCGCGCAGGATTTAGGTGAAGGCTTTTAAGTTGAGAAACTGGGGACAAATTCGCCGAGCGCATCGTGCCGCCCTGGGTGGACTGATGATCCTGGCGTGCGCGGCGGCTTTCGGCCAGAGCGCAGACAAGAGTCCGAGCGCCGATTCAGCCTCCAGCAGTCCGGCTACCGCGAAGCCTGCCGCACCTGCGCATCGCAAATCCACAGCGAAGCCGGCCGGCGGCGCGACGAAATCGACTTCATCACGCAAGACTCAGACCTCCAGAACTCAGACGTCAAAGACTCATACGGCATCGACCGGCAAGCATACCTCGCGAAAAAAGTCAGCGCGCGTGCGCGGCCAGCAAAAGATCGATTCGGAACGAGCCCAGGCCATTCAGGAAGCGTTGATTCGCGAGCACTATCTGAGCGGCGAAGCAACCGGCACGTGGAACCAAGCCAGCGAAGAGGCGATGCGACGCTACCAGGCGGATCAGGGCTGGCAAAGCAAAACGGTTCCCGACTCGCGCGCACTCATCAAACTCGGGCTCGGCCCGAGCAAGGACCATCTACTGAATCCTGAGAGCGCAATGACCACGGTTCCAGACCAGCCCAGGGCCGAGCCCCTGTCCACCACGTCACATACCGCCGTGCCTGCGGCTGATCCAGCGTCCGCCACTTCGGCGCCCGCCACTCCGGTTCCGCCCACCGACCCGGACGATGCCTCTCGGCCGCAGTAGGAAGGCAGCATTTAGCATTTGGCGATTAGCACATAGCTCGGCGAGCGTATGTATTGGGCCCACGGATCGAGGTGCGTGATCCTGCTTTTGCGGAAGGTACAGACGCGACGTGGCTAAATGCTAAATGCTAAGTGCTAGCTGCTGCCCTTCCGATAGCTGCCCAGCACCGGCCGCGGAAAATATGGCAGAGTTTCATTGTTGATGATGGCGCGCGGGTTATTTTCAACCAAGGCCCCGGCGATCTCCTCTCCGCAGATTTCCGCAGCGGCGTCGCGCGCCCGGGAAAGATTTGGGACGCGCTTTTCCGTATCATGAGCATCGCTGGCAAGTACGTGCACCGCCTGATGTTCGAGGAGCCATAGCGCCGCGCGGCGGGATCGGTCACCCCAGAATCCCGTCAGCGCCGAGCCGGTAATCTGAATCACGCAGCCCTGATCGGCCCACTCCAACACGCGCTGCGGATGCTCGCGCAAAATTGGATTACGCTCGGGATGGGTGATGACCGCCGTAAGGCCGCAGTCTCCGAGCTTGAAAAAAGCATCCCCGATCTGTTCCGGAATACTGTAGTTGCTGAACTCGACCAGCAGGTAGCGTGTCTCGCCGATGACGTAGCGGGCGGGATGTTCGACGGCGTCCCGGACGTTATCAATTGAAAGATGAAAGTCGCAGCCGAGGCTCAACTTGAGGGAATCGCCGATGAGTTG
Above is a window of Candidatus Sulfotelmatobacter sp. DNA encoding:
- a CDS encoding Do family serine endopeptidase; this encodes MDSRAIWMRIKAHGWAYTLSIVATLAVGILIGTVVSYGVKGKEGQKSEATPLNMPSPQQMSNTFSQIAKQLEPSVVNINTESTIKNVHKRRGQNPDDDDSDNGGMDDFFKHFFGGPGGQGGQGMPGAPGGPGDGSIRERSLGSGVIVDPKGYIVTNRHVVEKADRIRVRFEDDPPGVQHDAKVIGTDQETDLAVIKVDIDRVLPSAKMGNSDSMQVGDWVLAVGSPFGLSETVTAGIVSAKGRDIVPGRQFQTFIQTDAAINPGNSGGPLVNMNGEVIGINTAILSETNAYAGVGFALPSKTVVDVYNQLTGPEHKVSRGSIGIMFDAVENPAIARVYGSGTGVTVSSVVPGSPADAAGLKVGDTITSVDGKKVSKGSELVADIASRKPGSKVSLSFLRNGKTQETSVTIADRAKLFAARLGDEQENDDESTPKQSKFGVTVRKVTPEMADRLDMPAGRGVIVQDVKPGSFAEDINLGRGDIILEVNKQPVNSEDDFAKIESSLKSGQDVVFLVRSRGSSRQDGTIFLAGTLP
- a CDS encoding peptidoglycan-binding domain-containing protein, which codes for MRNWGQIRRAHRAALGGLMILACAAAFGQSADKSPSADSASSSPATAKPAAPAHRKSTAKPAGGATKSTSSRKTQTSRTQTSKTHTASTGKHTSRKKSARVRGQQKIDSERAQAIQEALIREHYLSGEATGTWNQASEEAMRRYQADQGWQSKTVPDSRALIKLGLGPSKDHLLNPESAMTTVPDQPRAEPLSTTSHTAVPAADPASATSAPATPVPPTDPDDASRPQ
- a CDS encoding CpsB/CapC family capsule biosynthesis tyrosine phosphatase, whose protein sequence is MAACRSSYLIVVDIHSHILPEVDDGPKSWAVAVAMCRMAAEDGITHMVATPHANDRYHYDREYLQGLVAHLQQLIGDSLKLSLGCDFHLSIDNVRDAVEHPARYVIGETRYLLVEFSNYSIPEQIGDAFFKLGDCGLTAVITHPERNPILREHPQRVLEWADQGCVIQITGSALTGFWGDRSRRAALWLLEHQAVHVLASDAHDTEKRVPNLSRARDAAAEICGEEIAGALVENNPRAIINNETLPYFPRPVLGSYRKGSS